Within the Flavobacterium sp. 9R genome, the region CCTTTGCATAAAATTTCAAGAGTCAAAATTCGAAAGACGTCTTTATTGTAATGCTAATTTTATGTAAGCAAGAAAAAGGAATTCCATTGTGATGAATTCTCTTAATAATGTATTTTTTGTCGCAAAAAAAGCAATTTCAATGTAACTATTTTTTGCTTTTTGACACGAATGTATCGTAACTAATTCAAATTTTAATATGAACCCAAAAAAGTCCACCACCTTACTGTTTGCACTACCAGCAGTCTTTAGTTTTGGATGGAGCCAAGCACAAACCGCTTCGGCCACCAAAGAGCCAGGAATCAATATCCAATATATGGATAAAACCATCAAACCAAGCGATGATTTTTTCCGATATGTAAACGGAACCTGGTTGAACACTACCGAAATCCCAAGCGACAAAACCCGTTGGGGAAGCTTTGACGAATTGCGTCAACGCACCGATACTGACGCTTTGGCGATTTTAAAAGAAGCCGCCAACAACCCAGCGTACAAATCGAATACCGACCAAGGTAAAGCCATCAATTTGTACAAAACCATGTTGGATACCGTAAGCCGTAACAAATTAGGTATTGCTCCCCTAAAACCTTATTTGAAAAAAATCAACGCGGTTAAAAACGTAAAAGATTTACAAGCCTTATTAATCGAAATGGAACCTACGGGTGGCATTGGTTTCTTTGGCGCTGGTGTAGGTACCGATGCTAAAAACAGCAACGTCAATGTAATTAACTTAGGACCTGGAGGTGTAGGCTTACCTGACCGTGATTACTATGTAGGCGAAGACAAAGATTCAAAAGAAAAAAGAGAGAAATACGTACTTCACGTGGCTAAAATGTTGCAATATTTAGGCGACAAACCTGAAGTAGCGAAAGCCAATGCGGAGAAAATTTTGGCTTTAGAAATCGAAATGTCTAAACCACGTTTTGACCGTGTAGAAAGAAGAGACCGTCGTAAATCATACAACCCAATGACCGTTGCGGAAATACAAAAACTAACGCCATCTATCGATTGGACTACGTATTTCACTAAAATTGGTTTGCCAACGAATCAAACGATTATCGTGTCGCAACCAAAATATATGACGGCATTAGAAACGCTTTTTAAAGAAAACAAAGTAGACGACTGGAAAGCGTATATGCGTTGGTCTTTATTGAACCGAGCTTCTAGCCAATTATCGACAGAAATTGAAAAAGCCAACTGGGAATTTTATGGCAAAACCTTAACGGGTGCTGTAAAACAAAGACCTTTTGAAGAAAGAGCTTTACAGACCGTAACAGGCTCTGTGGGTGAAGCTTTAGGAAAATTATATGTAGAGAAAAAATTCCCTGCCGAAGCTAAAGAAAAGGCAGCAAAAATGATTAAAAACATTTTCCGTGCTTACGAAAACCGCATCAACAACTTACCTTGGATGTCGGCTGAAACGAAAGTTAGTGCGATTGCCAAATTAAACAAACTAAGAGTTAAAATTGGTTATCCAGACAAATGGAAAGACTACTCTGCTTTGACTATCAAAAGTCCAGCAGAAGGAGGAACGTTTTTTGAGAACGTAAGAAACATTGCTATTTGGCGCAATAAAGAAAACTTTGCTGAATTGACAAAACCCGTAGACAAAGACCGTTGGGGTATGGCACCACAAACGGTGAATGCGTACTACAATCCATCGAACAACGAAATTGTATTCCCTGCTGCTATTTTGCAACCACCATTTTACAATTACCAAGCTGACGAAGCCGTAAATTATGGTGGAATTGGAGGGGTTATTGGTCACGAAATCTCTCACGGTTTTGATGATTCAGGAGCGCGTTATAATGCCGACGGTAATTTAGTAGACTGGTGGACACCAGAAGATTTGAAAAAATTTGGTGCTTTGACAGGAGCTTTAGCTGCGCAATACAGTGCTTTGCAACCGCTTCCAGGTACTTTTGTAGATGGTAAATTTACTTTAGGTGAAAACATTGGAGATTTAGGTGGTGTGAATGCTGCTTACGATGGTTTGCAATTGTACTTAAAAGAAAACGGCAACCCAGGATTGATTGACGGATATACACCAGAACAACGTTTCTTTATTTCTTGGTCAACCATTTGGCGTTCTAAAATGAGAGACGAAGCCTTGAAATCACAAGTAAAAACCGACCCGCATTCGCCAGGTATGTACAGAGCCTATGTGCCTTTACAAAACGTTGATGCATTCTATGATGCCTTCAACATTCAACCAAATGACGGAATGTATATCGCTCCAGAGAAAAGAGTAAAAATCTGGTAAGACTTACTGTTCTAAAAATACCAAAACCCATCAGATAAAGCTGATGGGTTTTTTGTTGGTGTAAAAAATCACCAGTTATCGTAAATTATAAATACTCCCAAAAATTATCTTTATTGACCACAAAGGTGTTTTTTGGGTGATATTTTTCGGTAAATGATTTGGTGAAAAGTACTTTTTTGTTGGGATTATATTTGATTTCATAAGCAGCAATTTCATTTTCTAAAATCTCTAAAAAATCAATCTCAGCTTGCTGTGTGTTTCTCCAATAATGTGTTTTACCATAAAAACCATTACAGGATGATAAATATGATTACAATCACATAAAAATATAATATTTTGTGGTTACATGCCTAAAAAAGTATGTTTTTTAAACGAAAAATACACTATGACTTTAGTTGACTATTTGCATATAACTATCTAATACATAATAATTTAGTTTACTTAGCAATGTTATTGCAAAGCCTTTTTTTTACCTTGTAGGCACTTGGATTCAAATAATACCTGCAAGGTTTTTAAAACCTTGCAGGAAAAAAACTCAAAAAAGGAAACTTATTTAAAAAGTGATTCTCACCCCAATTTGGTTAGCGCTTGCTAGTAATGTTGTGGTCGGTTGTGATTCATAAATACTCGCCGTACCATTATTGTGCAAACCCAATGCTTTTTTGATTCTTTTTGGATAGCCAATCTTTATTGGTATAGAAGCTACAATCATCGCCCCGCCAATAATAGCCGCGGTTAAATTAGAACGTTCAGATTTAATGTTTGGAGAATAATCCCCAGGATTATAAGTCGATGTAGTGTTATCCGTTGTCATAGCTGTTGCAAGATTAACTGTTACCAATCCTAAACCACCATAAAACAAAACATTCCCCCACGTTTTTTTATTACGCCCAGCATTGTACTCTGCTAAAGCCTCGCTGTTTTTGCTTAATAATTGCCTAACCTCATCAGAAGTTAATTTTTTGTTTTCAGAAGTATATACTGTACCTCCACTACCATAGTTAAGTTGTTGTGCCATTCCAGAAATAGAAACCATCAAGAAGGCTAAAAGCATTGTTCTTTTCATAAATTGTTGAATTATAATGTAGTAAATAATTGTTGTTTTTAAGTAACATCCTTTTGGATTAGCGTTCGATATTGGCTTAAAAACACCTTTTAAAAGTAGGAATTATAAGTGAATTTGTTTGTAAATAAAAGAAGAAAAAACAGTACAATTTCACAGTAATTCATCATAATTCTACTACTTTAAAACCATCCTGCAAGGTCTTTTTTTCGACCTTGTAGGTATTTGGATTCAAAGAACATACCTACAAGATTCTGTGTTTTGAAAACCTTGCAGGAAAACAACTGGAAAATCATTTAAAAAAGAAGTTTTGTATTAGCACTCCTTGGCTTATGAAAAACCAAACGTTCTAGCCTAGCCCCGATGGGAGCGGCATCCTTGCTTGGCGGGGTTCGCCTAGCAAGATATAGCGGACAGCGGGACGACTCGTGTGATGTGCAAAGTGATGGTGCTCCTCAAACTGTTCTATAATATCTGTGAGAGTAAGTCCATTGGATTTTCAAATGTAGCTACATTAATTCTCGCAGAAAGCAGTTATTTTTTGCAGATGTTGTTCGACTTGGTATTGATTAAAATTGTCCCATTTTGGAGGGAAGTTTGTTTTCTGTCCACACATGGCATCCAAACAAACATTGTTGTCTTTGTAGTTGTCATGCAAAACGGCCAAGATTTTAAAGAAAAAATCCTCTAGCATAATGATCGCATCAAACTCGGATTTTAGTGCAGTATAATTACTAGCTGTTGGATTTAATATTTGTAACAAATCTAGCACTTCGTTCTTTTCGGCTTCGTTGATTTCAGTTAAATAACCGTTTTTAAGGGTTTTAAAAACCAAATTATTCCAAACCACGCTATCGTGTCCCCATTGCACATCTGGTAGATGCAAAGAGTGCTCACAAATTAGGATAATAGCAAAAAGAACATCGTTTAAATAGGCTTCGGGAAACTCATCAAAGCTTCTGAATTCAAAACCACTTTGGTACATTTTCTCCTGATTAAAATCTAAACCTACTTCCGAAAGTAATTCATACTCCATAGTTGACTCAATTTGATCGCGCCACCAAATGTTGTCCTCTTTTTCAAAGCGTAGTAGTTTTCTAAAATCGTCTACTTTGTAGGTTAGAATTTTACCTTTCGGCATGGCTTTATTGTATGTTCCAACGCCTATATAGCGAGACATAGCGTTGCGCATAGAGCCCAAGGTAAATTTTTGGTCCAAATTGTAGGTGTCACTTATTACTCCCATAATATCTGGGCTTCCAAGAGTAGCAATAAAAAAGGGCTCAAACCATTGCAGTAAATAAATGGCATTGGCGTGTGTTGCCTCAAATTGTTCATAGTTGACAATTCGGCTATGCTCT harbors:
- a CDS encoding M13 family metallopeptidase, with the translated sequence MNPKKSTTLLFALPAVFSFGWSQAQTASATKEPGINIQYMDKTIKPSDDFFRYVNGTWLNTTEIPSDKTRWGSFDELRQRTDTDALAILKEAANNPAYKSNTDQGKAINLYKTMLDTVSRNKLGIAPLKPYLKKINAVKNVKDLQALLIEMEPTGGIGFFGAGVGTDAKNSNVNVINLGPGGVGLPDRDYYVGEDKDSKEKREKYVLHVAKMLQYLGDKPEVAKANAEKILALEIEMSKPRFDRVERRDRRKSYNPMTVAEIQKLTPSIDWTTYFTKIGLPTNQTIIVSQPKYMTALETLFKENKVDDWKAYMRWSLLNRASSQLSTEIEKANWEFYGKTLTGAVKQRPFEERALQTVTGSVGEALGKLYVEKKFPAEAKEKAAKMIKNIFRAYENRINNLPWMSAETKVSAIAKLNKLRVKIGYPDKWKDYSALTIKSPAEGGTFFENVRNIAIWRNKENFAELTKPVDKDRWGMAPQTVNAYYNPSNNEIVFPAAILQPPFYNYQADEAVNYGGIGGVIGHEISHGFDDSGARYNADGNLVDWWTPEDLKKFGALTGALAAQYSALQPLPGTFVDGKFTLGENIGDLGGVNAAYDGLQLYLKENGNPGLIDGYTPEQRFFISWSTIWRSKMRDEALKSQVKTDPHSPGMYRAYVPLQNVDAFYDAFNIQPNDGMYIAPEKRVKIW